A DNA window from Aestuariispira ectoiniformans contains the following coding sequences:
- a CDS encoding RlmE family RNA methyltransferase — protein sequence MASGVKGGGGKKGKGKKGASVRNVTDGRQPRVRVKTAKRRKTSSTRWLERQLNDPYVAEARRLGYRGRAAFKLIEIDDKYDFLQPGQTVLDLGCAPGGWVQVTQERIGEKGAVVGIDLLEVEPIAGATLIQKDFMDDDAPDLLKSALGGPVDVVLSDMAPWTTGHAPTDHLRIIGLVEAAAYFAAEVLKPGGSFIAKVFSGGTEQNLLNQLKRDYQKVAHFKPPASRKESAEMYVVAIGFRGERP from the coding sequence ATGGCGAGCGGTGTTAAAGGCGGCGGTGGTAAAAAGGGCAAAGGCAAAAAAGGAGCCTCTGTCCGTAATGTGACGGATGGACGGCAGCCGCGCGTTCGGGTGAAAACGGCGAAACGCCGAAAGACATCGTCCACGCGGTGGCTGGAGCGCCAGTTGAACGATCCCTATGTTGCCGAGGCCCGGCGGTTGGGCTACCGCGGGCGTGCGGCCTTCAAGCTGATTGAAATTGACGACAAATACGACTTCCTGCAGCCAGGGCAAACCGTTTTGGACCTGGGCTGTGCGCCGGGCGGTTGGGTCCAGGTGACGCAGGAGCGTATTGGCGAAAAGGGTGCCGTTGTCGGGATCGACCTGCTTGAGGTGGAGCCGATTGCCGGGGCGACCTTGATTCAAAAAGACTTCATGGACGATGATGCGCCGGACCTGCTCAAATCCGCACTCGGCGGGCCAGTCGACGTGGTCTTGAGCGACATGGCGCCCTGGACAACCGGTCATGCGCCGACAGATCACCTGCGGATCATCGGTCTGGTGGAGGCTGCCGCCTATTTCGCAGCGGAAGTGTTGAAGCCGGGTGGAAGCTTTATTGCGAAAGTCTTTTCCGGTGGAACGGAGCAGAACCTGTTGAACCAGCTAAAGCGGGATTATCAAAAGGTTGCACATTTCAAACCACCGGCAAGCCGCAAGGAATCTGCTGAAATGTATGTCGTGGCCATTGGATTCCGGGGCGAGCGTCCCTAA
- a CDS encoding helix-turn-helix transcriptional regulator: MSEAEKFSFVERAIRRIRTAGSLRELGKLATAALQDQGFSGFTLLEASAETFFLHYGTYSDTWLDRYREREYGLIDPVLKKLYSETNAWSWNARDHFNDSDKVVADFFKDASIHSVCQGISVPFRRQDGYRLFTAVSPNFEKQIEEWVAPIKLIAENFNLLFTCIHEQDKTSPAQHSFSMRERQALFLSAIGATSADMGELLGITKRTAEQHIASAKEKMGARTQAAAVGYAIDAGIIQLMDTGLSQFMEQKLFRMPDPRKL; this comes from the coding sequence ATGAGTGAAGCAGAGAAGTTCTCGTTCGTTGAACGCGCAATTCGCCGCATTAGGACGGCCGGTTCTCTTCGCGAGTTGGGCAAACTTGCAACGGCAGCCCTTCAGGATCAGGGCTTTTCCGGCTTCACTCTTTTGGAAGCAAGCGCAGAAACCTTCTTCTTGCATTACGGCACATACAGCGATACCTGGCTCGATAGATACCGGGAACGCGAATACGGATTGATAGATCCTGTATTGAAAAAACTTTATTCAGAAACAAATGCTTGGTCCTGGAACGCCAGAGATCATTTCAACGACAGCGACAAGGTCGTTGCGGATTTTTTCAAAGACGCCAGTATCCATTCCGTCTGCCAGGGCATCTCAGTTCCATTCCGTCGACAGGACGGATACCGGCTGTTCACAGCGGTATCTCCCAATTTCGAAAAACAAATTGAAGAATGGGTAGCCCCAATCAAGCTAATAGCGGAAAACTTTAACCTGCTTTTCACCTGCATTCATGAACAGGACAAGACCTCCCCGGCACAACATAGCTTCAGCATGCGGGAACGCCAGGCTTTGTTTTTGTCGGCAATCGGCGCAACAAGCGCTGATATGGGGGAACTTCTTGGCATTACAAAGCGCACCGCCGAGCAGCATATAGCGTCAGCCAAGGAGAAAATGGGCGCGCGAACCCAGGCAGCAGCTGTTGGCTACGCCATTGATGCCGGAATTATACAGCTCATGGATACGGGTTTATCACAATTTATGGAACAGAAGCTTTTCCGTATGCCTGATCCACGTAAACTATAA
- a CDS encoding NAD(P)-dependent oxidoreductase produces the protein MTTHPVNTAPGKPSREEIAKNFEDLHPRFNRLQSMAAASRCLYCYDAPCVRACPTSIDIPTFIRKIATNNPSGSARTILSQNILGGTCARACPTETLCEQACVRNVAEDEPVEIGRLQRYAVDHLMEQGGAHPFTREPATGKTVAIVGAGPAGLSCAHRAAMLGHDVVIFEAKPKPGGLNEYGLAAYKMADDFAQKEVEFLLQIGGISIEYSSALGDNLSIDDLKARFDAVFVGVGLGSTNNLGVDGEDKDGVVDAVAFIEELRQANDKSVVNVGNNIVVIGGGNTAIDAAVQAKRLGAQEVTLVYRRGSEQMGATEWEQDLAKVNGVVVRHWARPTAIKGNGKAESMIFEHTELDNGKLVGNGQTFEVRADMVLKAVGQKLDEGKLGGLTIERGKIVVDDDYQTSVAGVFAGGDCVKSGEDLTVQAVEDGKQAAHAIDRFLAGA, from the coding sequence ATGACCACGCATCCTGTTAATACCGCGCCGGGCAAGCCGAGCCGGGAAGAGATTGCCAAGAACTTCGAAGACCTGCACCCGCGGTTCAACCGCTTGCAGTCCATGGCGGCGGCGAGCCGTTGCCTCTATTGTTATGACGCGCCCTGTGTGCGTGCATGCCCGACATCAATTGATATTCCCACTTTCATTCGCAAGATCGCGACGAATAACCCGAGCGGGTCTGCGCGCACGATCCTGTCCCAGAATATTCTGGGAGGAACCTGTGCGCGGGCCTGCCCGACGGAAACCCTGTGCGAGCAGGCCTGCGTCCGCAATGTGGCGGAGGACGAACCGGTGGAAATCGGCCGGTTGCAGCGTTACGCCGTGGATCACCTGATGGAGCAGGGCGGAGCCCATCCGTTCACGCGCGAACCCGCAACGGGCAAGACCGTTGCGATTGTCGGGGCGGGCCCTGCAGGGCTGTCTTGTGCTCATCGCGCGGCGATGCTGGGCCATGATGTGGTGATATTCGAAGCCAAGCCCAAGCCCGGTGGCCTTAATGAATATGGGTTGGCAGCCTATAAAATGGCTGATGACTTTGCGCAGAAGGAGGTCGAATTTCTGCTACAGATCGGTGGCATTTCCATCGAATATAGCAGTGCGCTGGGCGACAATCTGTCCATTGATGACCTGAAGGCGCGTTTCGATGCGGTCTTTGTTGGCGTTGGTCTTGGAAGCACCAATAACCTTGGCGTTGACGGGGAAGACAAGGACGGCGTTGTGGATGCCGTGGCCTTCATTGAAGAACTGCGCCAGGCCAATGACAAAAGTGTAGTCAATGTTGGTAATAACATTGTCGTTATTGGTGGGGGTAATACCGCGATTGACGCCGCCGTTCAGGCAAAACGCCTTGGGGCACAGGAAGTCACGCTGGTTTATCGCCGTGGTTCGGAGCAGATGGGCGCCACCGAATGGGAGCAGGACCTGGCCAAGGTCAATGGCGTCGTTGTGCGTCACTGGGCCAGGCCGACGGCGATCAAAGGTAATGGTAAGGCCGAAAGCATGATCTTTGAGCATACTGAACTCGACAACGGTAAACTGGTTGGCAACGGCCAGACCTTTGAAGTCCGGGCGGATATGGTGCTGAAAGCCGTGGGGCAGAAGCTGGATGAGGGCAAGCTTGGTGGGCTGACTATCGAGCGCGGCAAGATCGTTGTGGATGACGACTATCAGACCTCGGTGGCAGGTGTCTTTGCCGGTGGTGACTGTGTGAAGTCCGGCGAGGACCTGACCGTGCAGGCGGTTGAAGACGGTAAGCAGGCGGCCCATGCCATCGACCGCTTCCTGGCCGGCGCATAA
- a CDS encoding SulP family inorganic anion transporter encodes MQESAGLAPKAAETSVFGRYKTEVLSGLTVALALVPEAVAFAFVANVEPLVGLYAAFIVGLITAVFGGRPGMISGATGALAVVMVSLVMTHGVEYLFATVVLMGIFQILAGVLRLGKFIRLVPYPVMLGFVNGLAIVIFLAQLGQFKVTVDGTKQWLDMHSLLLMGGLVLLTMVVIYGVGKVTKAIPAPLVGIAAVSAIVIGFDLDVRTVGDMASVSGGWPSFHIPSVPLNLETFWIIVPYAAILAAIGLIESLLTLNLVSELLEEKGGASKECLAQGAANVVTGFFGGMGGCAMIGQSMINVTSGGRTRVAGICAALFLLSFILFASGLIEMIPLAALVGVMFMVVIGTFAWSSFRIITRIPRADAFVLVLVSAVTVVEDLAIAVIVGVIVSALVFAWKSASHIWVKTKTLDNGSKSYELQGPLFFGSIASFHELFDPKTDPDDVVIDFAGARVWDHSGLQAIDTLAERYEQAGKKLHLRHLSQDCQKLLKRANKWMEVSVIEDPKYGIAVDYDETFAEAK; translated from the coding sequence ATGCAGGAATCCGCCGGCCTTGCGCCAAAGGCGGCTGAGACGAGCGTCTTTGGCCGTTACAAAACCGAAGTTCTTTCCGGGCTGACCGTGGCACTGGCGCTGGTGCCGGAGGCCGTGGCATTTGCCTTTGTCGCCAATGTAGAGCCGCTGGTCGGCCTTTATGCCGCCTTTATTGTCGGCCTGATCACCGCCGTTTTCGGTGGCCGTCCGGGCATGATTTCCGGTGCTACCGGTGCATTGGCTGTTGTTATGGTCAGTCTGGTGATGACCCATGGCGTCGAATACCTCTTTGCGACTGTCGTATTGATGGGGATTTTCCAGATTCTTGCCGGTGTCCTGCGCCTGGGTAAATTCATTCGCCTCGTGCCCTATCCGGTCATGCTTGGCTTTGTGAACGGTTTGGCGATTGTGATCTTCCTGGCGCAGTTGGGCCAGTTCAAGGTGACGGTGGACGGAACCAAACAATGGCTGGATATGCATTCCCTGCTGTTGATGGGCGGTCTTGTGCTGCTGACCATGGTGGTCATTTATGGCGTTGGTAAGGTAACCAAGGCTATTCCCGCACCGCTCGTCGGGATTGCAGCGGTCAGTGCCATCGTGATTGGTTTCGATCTGGATGTGCGCACAGTGGGTGACATGGCCTCCGTCTCCGGCGGATGGCCCAGCTTCCATATCCCCTCTGTACCGCTCAATCTCGAAACCTTCTGGATCATTGTTCCCTATGCGGCGATCCTGGCGGCAATCGGTTTGATCGAATCACTGCTGACCCTGAACCTTGTCAGTGAATTGCTGGAGGAAAAAGGCGGGGCGAGCAAGGAATGCCTGGCCCAGGGCGCTGCCAATGTGGTGACCGGCTTCTTCGGTGGTATGGGCGGTTGCGCCATGATCGGCCAGAGTATGATCAACGTGACCTCCGGCGGACGGACCCGCGTGGCCGGGATTTGTGCCGCCTTGTTCCTGTTGAGCTTCATTCTCTTTGCCTCCGGCCTGATCGAGATGATCCCGCTGGCGGCCCTGGTCGGTGTGATGTTCATGGTTGTGATCGGCACCTTTGCCTGGTCTTCCTTCCGCATCATCACGCGTATCCCCCGGGCGGATGCCTTTGTGCTGGTTCTTGTTTCCGCTGTCACGGTGGTTGAGGATCTGGCGATCGCGGTTATAGTCGGTGTGATCGTCTCCGCCCTGGTGTTTGCCTGGAAAAGCGCCAGCCATATCTGGGTGAAAACCAAGACACTGGACAATGGCTCAAAGTCCTACGAACTGCAGGGGCCGTTGTTCTTTGGTTCCATCGCCAGCTTCCATGAGCTGTTCGATCCCAAGACCGATCCGGATGATGTGGTCATTGATTTTGCCGGTGCCCGCGTTTGGGACCATTCAGGCCTGCAGGCTATTGATACCCTGGCAGAGCGTTACGAACAGGCTGGCAAGAAATTGCACCTTCGTCATTTGAGCCAGGACTGTCAGAAACTCCTGAAACGAGCCAATAAATGGATGGAAGTCTCTGTGATCGAAGACCCAAAATACGGTATTGCGGTCGACTACGATGAAACTTTCGCCGAGGCAAAATAA
- a CDS encoding DUF2975 domain-containing protein, with protein sequence MTISTLSKVIRLSLTLRVICWLGIIALPLMEAAVWLNADWLKETDAFADLGLSYADLSLLRRVGALAISMVPVLILIYGLWRLVLLFSAYAAGRIFDTETAGHLKAFSICVLLNAIVEIMSTTALTAYLTFDRPEGERMVSVTVSDQEFGVLLMGGLLLVVAWVLGEGAKLADENRQFV encoded by the coding sequence ATGACGATCAGTACATTGAGTAAGGTAATCAGGCTCAGCCTGACGCTGCGTGTTATCTGCTGGCTGGGCATTATTGCCTTGCCCCTGATGGAGGCGGCTGTCTGGCTGAATGCGGATTGGCTGAAGGAAACGGATGCCTTTGCTGACTTGGGGCTTAGTTATGCGGATTTGTCTTTGTTGCGTCGGGTCGGGGCGCTGGCAATTTCGATGGTGCCGGTGTTGATACTGATCTATGGGTTGTGGCGTTTGGTCCTGCTGTTTTCCGCCTATGCCGCGGGGCGGATCTTTGATACGGAAACTGCCGGACACCTGAAGGCTTTCAGCATTTGCGTCCTGCTGAATGCCATTGTTGAGATTATGAGCACAACAGCGTTGACCGCCTATCTGACCTTCGACCGGCCGGAAGGGGAGCGGATGGTGTCTGTCACGGTCAGTGATCAGGAGTTTGGTGTCCTTCTCATGGGCGGACTTCTTCTTGTCGTCGCCTGGGTTCTGGGTGAAGGGGCGAAACTGGCCGATGAAAACAGGCAGTTTGTCTGA
- a CDS encoding helix-turn-helix domain-containing protein, protein MPIIVRLDVVLAQRKMKSKELAAQIGISEQNLSMLKSGKVKGVRFDTLEKICDVLNCQPGDLLEFQAEGDEN, encoded by the coding sequence ATGCCGATAATTGTTCGACTGGATGTGGTCCTGGCCCAACGCAAGATGAAGTCAAAGGAGCTTGCAGCCCAAATCGGGATCAGTGAGCAAAATCTTTCCATGCTGAAATCGGGCAAGGTCAAAGGTGTTCGATTTGATACGCTTGAAAAGATTTGTGACGTCTTGAACTGTCAGCCTGGCGACCTGCTGGAGTTTCAGGCCGAAGGAGATGAGAATTGA
- a CDS encoding Ppx/GppA phosphatase family protein: MARQTKHRRIAPRSRFMPSTGRWAHTYAALDLGTHNCRLLVARPSRSGIRVIDAFSRIVRLGEGVGSSGRLSEAAQRRAIEAIQVCVEKMDRRGVNRYRAIATQACRLASNRDQFVDRVMSETGVLLDVIDAREEARLAIKGCVPLLCPGSDYAIIFDIGGGSTQVVLVHCKSGSTTIVDSMSIPYGVVTLGEQIGTDALDEQVYGRWVETIREVLEAFCLRNKLAAKVADGRVQMLGTSGTVTTLSGIDRSLPRYIRSEVDGSYLAFDAAREISHRLRRMSLGQRADEPCIGKDRADLVLAGCIILEAICSVWPVGRLRVADRGIREGILQDLMKAADVESATWGQMNGERC, translated from the coding sequence ATGGCCCGCCAAACGAAACATCGCCGGATCGCACCACGGTCACGGTTTATGCCTTCCACGGGACGCTGGGCGCATACTTATGCGGCATTGGATCTTGGAACCCACAACTGTCGTCTTTTGGTCGCGCGGCCATCGCGGTCAGGCATTCGGGTGATCGACGCCTTTTCCCGTATCGTTCGCCTGGGTGAGGGCGTGGGCAGTTCCGGACGGCTCAGCGAAGCGGCGCAGCGCCGCGCAATCGAAGCCATTCAGGTTTGTGTGGAGAAAATGGACCGGCGGGGTGTCAACCGCTATCGGGCCATTGCGACACAGGCCTGCCGGCTGGCGTCAAACAGGGATCAGTTTGTCGACCGTGTGATGAGCGAGACAGGCGTTCTGCTGGATGTGATCGACGCGCGTGAGGAAGCACGGTTGGCGATTAAAGGTTGTGTCCCGTTGCTGTGCCCGGGGAGTGATTATGCCATTATCTTCGATATTGGCGGGGGCAGCACCCAGGTCGTACTGGTTCATTGCAAGTCTGGATCAACGACAATCGTTGACAGCATGTCTATTCCCTACGGGGTTGTCACCCTGGGGGAGCAGATCGGCACCGATGCTCTGGACGAGCAGGTCTACGGGCGTTGGGTCGAAACGATTCGCGAGGTCCTGGAAGCCTTTTGCCTACGCAACAAGCTGGCGGCCAAGGTTGCGGATGGCCGGGTGCAAATGCTGGGTACATCCGGCACTGTGACGACACTCAGCGGGATTGACCGGTCCTTGCCACGCTATATTCGCTCTGAAGTGGATGGCAGCTATTTGGCATTCGATGCCGCACGGGAGATCAGTCACCGCCTGCGCCGGATGTCTTTGGGGCAACGTGCAGATGAACCCTGTATTGGCAAAGACCGGGCTGATCTGGTATTGGCCGGGTGTATCATTTTGGAAGCAATTTGTTCTGTCTGGCCTGTCGGCCGGTTGCGTGTTGCGGATCGAGGGATACGTGAAGGCATTTTGCAGGATTTGATGAAAGCGGCGGACGTCGAGTCGGCCACATGGGGACAGATGAATGGCGAGCGGTGTTAA
- a CDS encoding Zn-dependent hydrolase, with product MNAINQTQNHKVNGERLWQSLMDMAKIGETEKGGVCRLALTDLDKQGRDLFIDWCKAEGCSIRIDKMGNIFARREGRNPDLPPIVTGSHLDSQPTGGRFDGVYGVLAGLEVIRSLNDADYVTEAPVEVSVWTNEEGSRFPPAMVSSGVFAKVFDLDYGLSRADVDGKTMGEELERIGYAGPDEPNIDGHAVGAYFEAHIEQGPILEDEDKTIGVVTDAQGQRWYEITLTGVEAHAGPTPMHLRKDALLGASRIVDAVNRIGMANQPYACATVGMMQVHPNSRNVIPGKVFLTVDFRHPDDDILAKMDKELREAAKEITEDIGLGMDFEQIWYYAPIKFEESCVQAVRDGVELNGYSHRDMVSGAGHDACYLSKVTPTGMIFIPCIDGISHNEVEDAKPEWVTAGAQVLLQAMIAKADETVLENTGA from the coding sequence ATGAACGCGATTAATCAAACGCAGAACCATAAGGTCAACGGTGAACGGCTTTGGCAAAGCCTGATGGATATGGCGAAAATCGGGGAGACGGAGAAAGGCGGTGTTTGCCGCCTGGCTCTGACCGATCTGGACAAGCAGGGCCGTGACCTTTTCATCGACTGGTGCAAGGCCGAAGGCTGTTCTATCCGGATCGACAAGATGGGTAACATCTTTGCCCGCCGCGAAGGCCGTAATCCCGACCTGCCGCCGATCGTCACCGGCAGTCACCTGGACAGCCAGCCGACAGGTGGCCGTTTTGACGGTGTCTATGGGGTCCTGGCGGGTCTGGAGGTGATCAGGTCCCTGAACGATGCGGACTATGTCACCGAAGCGCCGGTGGAGGTCTCCGTCTGGACCAATGAGGAAGGCTCCCGCTTTCCGCCCGCCATGGTGTCGTCCGGCGTCTTCGCGAAGGTCTTCGACCTGGACTATGGCCTGAGCCGGGCGGATGTGGACGGCAAGACCATGGGCGAGGAGTTGGAGCGGATCGGCTATGCCGGACCTGACGAGCCAAACATCGATGGCCATGCGGTCGGCGCCTATTTCGAGGCCCATATCGAACAGGGGCCGATCCTGGAAGATGAAGACAAGACGATCGGTGTTGTCACTGATGCCCAAGGACAGCGCTGGTATGAGATCACGCTGACCGGGGTGGAGGCCCATGCCGGACCGACGCCCATGCACCTGCGCAAGGATGCTCTGTTGGGGGCATCACGCATCGTCGACGCGGTGAACAGGATCGGCATGGCGAATCAGCCCTATGCCTGTGCAACGGTGGGCATGATGCAGGTTCATCCCAACTCCCGAAATGTTATTCCGGGTAAGGTGTTCCTGACAGTCGATTTCCGCCATCCCGACGACGATATCCTTGCCAAGATGGACAAGGAACTGCGGGAGGCCGCCAAAGAGATTACCGAGGATATCGGCCTCGGCATGGACTTTGAACAGATCTGGTATTATGCCCCGATCAAGTTCGAGGAAAGCTGTGTCCAGGCCGTACGCGACGGTGTTGAACTAAACGGTTATTCCCATCGGGATATGGTGTCAGGGGCGGGGCATGATGCCTGCTATCTGTCGAAGGTCACACCGACGGGCATGATCTTCATCCCCTGTATCGACGGTATCAGTCACAACGAGGTGGAGGATGCCAAACCGGAATGGGTAACCGCCGGGGCGCAGGTTCTGCTGCAGGCGATGATCGCCAAGGCGGATGAGACGGTTCTGGAAAATACCGGGGCCTGA
- a CDS encoding acyl-homoserine-lactone synthase: MLSLLDNSSDSKRIQSVYRLRHRVFKERLDWEVNSTNNMEFDEFDHNNAYHLTKLSPQGEAIGCARIMPTNGPYMLKDVFGFLLPSKPPAENDLWEISRFAVDTKQILTNGYLSSLTTELLIGLVIIALNLDLSAYVAVVDLRMERIVNRTGWRTERLGKPMKVGSTTAVAIKLPTEESILRAMTKKNDNLSVKIASQPLLDMQHDTGIITCNRQV, from the coding sequence ATGCTCTCCCTTTTAGATAATAGCTCCGATTCCAAGCGTATTCAGTCTGTATACCGCCTGCGACACCGCGTTTTTAAAGAGCGCCTGGACTGGGAAGTAAACAGCACCAACAATATGGAGTTCGACGAATTTGACCACAACAACGCCTACCACCTGACGAAGCTAAGCCCCCAAGGCGAGGCAATTGGATGCGCCCGGATCATGCCGACGAATGGTCCCTACATGCTCAAGGACGTATTTGGGTTTCTGCTTCCATCCAAGCCACCTGCCGAAAACGACTTGTGGGAAATCAGCCGCTTTGCCGTTGATACCAAACAAATTCTCACAAATGGCTACCTCAGTTCCTTAACGACGGAACTTCTAATCGGTCTTGTCATCATCGCCCTCAACCTCGACCTCTCCGCATATGTCGCAGTTGTAGACTTGAGGATGGAGCGAATAGTCAACAGAACCGGCTGGCGGACGGAGCGTCTAGGCAAACCGATGAAAGTCGGCTCAACGACTGCCGTCGCGATTAAACTACCTACGGAAGAATCAATTCTGCGGGCAATGACCAAAAAAAACGACAACTTATCAGTCAAAATTGCATCACAACCATTACTTGATATGCAACACGATACAGGTATTATAACATGCAATAGACAGGTATAA
- the dtd gene encoding D-aminoacyl-tRNA deacylase has protein sequence MLQRVSEACVRIDGETVGAIDRGLLVLFCAEEGDTDENVSFFARKIALMRIFADEDGKMNRSVVDVGGAVLAVSQFTLAAQWRKGNRPGFSAAADPVEGERLYDLLCAALRDQGLPVETGRFGANMQVGLTNDGPITIVMDSNDA, from the coding sequence GTGTTGCAAAGGGTCTCTGAGGCTTGCGTGCGTATTGATGGTGAAACCGTGGGGGCAATTGACCGGGGCCTGTTGGTGCTGTTCTGTGCGGAAGAGGGGGATACAGACGAGAATGTTTCCTTCTTTGCACGCAAGATTGCCTTGATGCGGATTTTTGCCGACGAGGATGGCAAGATGAACCGGTCGGTCGTTGATGTCGGTGGAGCAGTCCTTGCGGTCAGTCAATTCACATTGGCGGCGCAATGGCGGAAGGGGAACCGTCCCGGCTTTTCCGCTGCTGCCGACCCTGTGGAAGGAGAGCGACTGTACGACCTGCTCTGCGCCGCCTTGCGGGATCAGGGCCTGCCTGTGGAAACCGGCCGTTTCGGGGCCAATATGCAGGTGGGTCTGACCAATGACGGTCCTATTACGATCGTGATGGATTCTAACGACGCCTGA
- a CDS encoding helix-turn-helix domain-containing protein, with product MPHPVDIHVGSRVREARSLKGMSQEQLGVILGISFQQVQKYEKGTNRIGSSRLWDICRALEVSIDFLFDGLDEANPLNSPIPRKTLKLAHQIESIADGTIRNQILQLIKACASNPDSMAAD from the coding sequence ATGCCACATCCAGTAGACATTCATGTCGGTAGCCGGGTCCGGGAGGCTCGTTCATTAAAAGGTATGAGCCAGGAACAGTTGGGGGTGATTTTGGGGATCAGCTTCCAGCAGGTTCAAAAATATGAAAAAGGCACAAACAGGATCGGCAGCAGCCGCCTCTGGGATATTTGCCGCGCGCTTGAAGTATCAATTGATTTTCTCTTTGATGGATTAGACGAGGCAAACCCTTTGAACAGCCCGATTCCGCGAAAGACGCTGAAACTGGCGCATCAGATCGAATCCATTGCCGATGGAACCATTCGCAACCAGATTTTGCAATTGATCAAGGCCTGCGCCTCAAACCCCGATTCCATGGCCGCAGATTGA
- the preA gene encoding NAD-dependent dihydropyrimidine dehydrogenase subunit PreA, producing MADLKCTIAGIESINPFWLASAPPTDKKYNVVRAFEAGWGGVVWKTLGIDPPVINMSSRYGAHHDTNRGVIGINNIELISDRPLAVNLQEIREVREEWPDRIIIGSMMAPIEERHWKELAIQIAEAGVHGIELNLGCPHGMCERGMGSAIGQVPEMVEQVTRWVKEAVDIPVFTKLTPNITNILWSAEAAYRGGADAVSLINTVNSITGVDLNHMAPEPVVDGKGSHGGYCGAAVKPIALNMVAEIARNPDSANLHISGIGGITTWKDAAEFMALGANAVQVCTAAMVYGFRVVEDMIDGLSQWMDEQGYTSVEQFTRKAVPNVLDWNELNMNYDVKALIDTEQCIECGRCHIACEDTSHQAIRIDESGAGKKTFTVVDEDCVGCNLCYHVCPVPGCITMEPVENDKPYLTWPEHPDNPMKAAAE from the coding sequence ATGGCTGATTTGAAATGTACCATCGCCGGGATTGAAAGCATCAACCCCTTCTGGTTGGCCTCCGCACCGCCGACGGACAAGAAATACAACGTTGTCCGCGCCTTTGAGGCGGGCTGGGGTGGTGTTGTCTGGAAGACGCTGGGGATCGACCCGCCGGTGATCAACATGTCCAGCCGCTATGGCGCGCATCATGACACCAATCGTGGTGTCATCGGGATCAACAATATCGAGTTGATTTCCGACCGGCCGCTTGCGGTGAACCTTCAGGAAATTCGGGAGGTTCGCGAGGAATGGCCGGACCGGATCATCATCGGTTCCATGATGGCCCCGATTGAGGAGCGCCACTGGAAGGAACTGGCAATCCAGATCGCGGAAGCCGGTGTCCATGGCATCGAGTTGAACCTGGGCTGTCCGCATGGCATGTGCGAACGCGGCATGGGCTCTGCCATCGGTCAGGTGCCGGAAATGGTGGAGCAGGTGACACGCTGGGTGAAAGAGGCGGTCGACATTCCGGTCTTCACCAAGCTCACCCCCAATATCACCAATATCCTCTGGTCCGCAGAGGCGGCTTACCGTGGCGGTGCGGATGCCGTTTCGCTGATCAATACGGTAAACTCCATCACCGGCGTGGACCTCAACCACATGGCACCGGAACCGGTTGTGGACGGCAAGGGGTCGCATGGCGGCTATTGCGGGGCGGCGGTCAAGCCGATCGCGCTTAATATGGTGGCTGAAATCGCCCGCAATCCGGACAGCGCCAATCTCCATATATCCGGGATCGGTGGCATCACCACCTGGAAGGATGCGGCTGAGTTCATGGCGCTGGGCGCGAATGCGGTGCAGGTCTGTACGGCGGCCATGGTCTACGGTTTCCGGGTTGTCGAGGATATGATCGACGGCCTGTCCCAGTGGATGGACGAGCAGGGCTATACAAGCGTTGAGCAGTTTACGCGCAAGGCGGTTCCGAACGTTCTGGACTGGAACGAATTGAACATGAACTACGATGTGAAGGCCCTCATTGATACTGAACAGTGTATAGAATGCGGGCGCTGTCACATTGCCTGCGAGGACACCTCGCATCAGGCCATTCGCATTGATGAGAGCGGGGCGGGCAAGAAGACCTTCACTGTCGTGGACGAGGACTGTGTTGGCTGTAACCTCTGTTACCATGTCTGTCCGGTGCCGGGTTGTATCACGATGGAACCTGTCGAGAACGACAAACCCTATCTGACCTGGCCGGAACATCCTGATAACCCGATGAAAGCGGCTGCGGAATAG